The proteins below come from a single Ictalurus punctatus breed USDA103 chromosome 24, Coco_2.0, whole genome shotgun sequence genomic window:
- the LOC128629088 gene encoding P2Y purinoceptor 11-like: MVGNWNRSCNSTFQKEVLPPIYGVEMCVALVGNILALWLLVTKEKKNWHMGVVFSCNLVISDIFYTLTLPLLIDYYSRERQWIFGDAVCKTERFLFTCNLYVSIYFIMCISVHRYLAIVQPIFMRKHIRPKHAKIISVFVWIFVASISSPLLYFSGVYNAKCFIYANLDKKSSLKSTYRVFMVVIGCFVPFVITFSSYFGVIMAVYKNANITSLQKKKVALIIGLVCVLYTLSFVPYHILQIVNFKLREEGKTNCYVHNGYQVSKVLACLNMCLNPILYMAVSDSIRAVCCRRSSNVSNLQITVGEHSSKNRELKSRN, translated from the coding sequence ATGGTAGGAAACTGGAACAGGAGCTGTAACAGTACGTTTCAAAAAGAAGTGTTACCTCCCATCTACGGTGTGGAGATGTGTGTGGCGCTGGTGGGGAACATACTGGCGCTGTGGCTGCTTGTGActaaggagaagaagaactgGCACATGGGAGTGGTGTTCTCCTGCAACCTGGTCATCAGTGACATCTTTTACACCCTTACTCTGCCCCTTCTTATCGACTACTATTCAAGAGAACGGCAGTGGATATTTGGTGATGCTGTCTGCAAAACAGAGCGCTTTCTCTTCACCTGTAACCTCTACGTCAGCATTTACTTCATCATGTGCATCAGTGTTCATCGATACCTGGCCATCGTTCAACCAATCTTCATGCGCAAACACATTCGCCCAAAACACGCCAAGATCATCAGTGTGTTCGTCTGGATCTTTGTGGCAAGCATTTCATCTCCACTTCTCTACTTTTCAGGTGTCTATAATGCCAAATGTTTCATATATGCAAATCTAGATAAAAAATCAAGCCTAAAGTCTACCTACAGGGTGTTTATGGTTGTTATAGGCTGCTTTGTCCCATTTGTAATTACTTTTTCATCATATTTTGGTGTAATAATGGCtgtttataaaaatgcaaatatcaCCTCACTCCAGAAGAAAAAAGTGGCTCTGATTATTGGATTAGTCTGTGTCTTGTACACTCTGTCTTTTGTCCCCTATCACATTCTACAAATAGTGAACTTTAAACTGAGGGAAGAAGGCAAGACTAATTGTTATGTGCATAATGGATACCAAGTGTCAAAGGTATTAGCTTGTCTGAACATGTGCCTCAATCCCATCCTGTATATGGCTGTGTCTGACAGTATCAGGGCAGTGTGCTGTAGAAGGAGCTCAAATGTATCAAACTTACAAATCACAGTTGGAGAACACTCGTCAAAGAACCGTGAATTGAAATCCAGAAACTGA